Proteins encoded within one genomic window of Brenneria nigrifluens DSM 30175 = ATCC 13028:
- a CDS encoding MFS transporter: MSTPEMTAGKTTPTAAAQPAASQQQPVFNFRLACGLLGVLLAAMIAGLNNRVPGLTLVDMQGTLGFSKDGASWLTTAYSAGELAAMPFATWFAITFSLRRFHLTMLSAALFLSLIIPYVRDLNLLLVLRACQGLFSGALIPLLMMSALRFLPLSIRLHGLALYAMTATFSPNISLWLAALCVDRLEDWRWVYWHVIPLGLIAICLVAWGIPKLPTALPRLKQGNWLGMALGVPGLALIVIGIDQGVRLDWFHSPVIVASLTVGAIFIALYLISEWSHPQPFMRLQMLARRNLGLGFAIFVFLLITMSTAVTLPANVLGQLQGFRMEQSASIGLIVGLPQLVLGSAVALLLYRRWVDARYVFAIGLSCIGAACWLGSGITSEWMVEQFAGAEILQAIGQPMAVVSLLFLSTSVVQPMEGQYVAGIVNTFRAFSSVLGGAAINQMMSVRGHFHSEMLLDQAGLRLPGLPSSDSMLSTLSATVTQQASVLAAADIYRVFGLIALLLIPAVLKLQHIPAPVTALPPQVRPSGAKSGASH; encoded by the coding sequence ATGAGTACGCCAGAAATGACGGCCGGCAAAACAACGCCAACCGCCGCGGCGCAACCAGCGGCATCGCAGCAGCAGCCGGTCTTCAATTTCCGTCTGGCGTGCGGCCTGCTGGGCGTGTTGCTGGCGGCGATGATAGCAGGTTTGAATAATCGCGTACCTGGTCTGACTCTGGTCGATATGCAGGGCACGCTGGGTTTTTCGAAAGATGGCGCGTCGTGGCTTACCACCGCCTACTCCGCAGGTGAACTAGCCGCAATGCCGTTCGCCACCTGGTTCGCCATAACTTTTTCGCTGCGTCGTTTTCATCTGACGATGCTATCCGCCGCTTTGTTTCTGTCGCTTATCATCCCTTACGTTCGAGATTTAAATCTCTTGTTGGTATTGCGGGCGTGTCAGGGGCTTTTCTCCGGCGCCTTGATCCCGCTGTTAATGATGTCGGCATTACGCTTCCTGCCGCTGTCAATCCGGCTCCACGGCCTGGCTCTTTATGCGATGACGGCCACCTTTTCGCCGAATATCTCGCTCTGGCTGGCCGCGTTGTGCGTGGACCGGCTGGAGGACTGGCGGTGGGTCTATTGGCACGTTATCCCATTGGGCCTGATAGCGATATGCCTTGTCGCCTGGGGTATTCCGAAACTCCCGACGGCTCTGCCGCGTCTGAAGCAGGGCAATTGGCTGGGCATGGCGCTGGGCGTTCCCGGTCTGGCGCTTATTGTGATTGGTATAGACCAGGGCGTGCGCCTTGATTGGTTCCATTCTCCGGTTATCGTCGCGTCGCTTACCGTCGGCGCGATATTTATCGCACTGTACCTGATAAGCGAGTGGAGTCATCCTCAACCCTTTATGCGTCTGCAAATGCTGGCGCGCCGTAATCTCGGACTAGGCTTCGCTATTTTCGTTTTCCTGTTGATAACGATGTCTACCGCCGTCACTTTACCTGCCAACGTATTGGGTCAGTTGCAGGGGTTCCGCATGGAGCAAAGCGCGTCGATAGGACTTATCGTCGGTCTGCCGCAATTGGTGCTAGGTTCCGCGGTCGCGCTGTTGCTCTACCGGCGCTGGGTTGACGCGCGGTATGTCTTCGCCATCGGCCTAAGCTGCATCGGCGCGGCCTGTTGGCTGGGAAGCGGCATCACCAGCGAGTGGATGGTAGAACAGTTCGCCGGCGCTGAGATTCTGCAAGCGATTGGGCAACCCATGGCCGTCGTCTCGCTATTGTTCCTCTCGACGAGCGTGGTTCAACCAATGGAAGGGCAGTATGTGGCCGGGATCGTTAACACTTTTCGCGCATTCAGCTCTGTGCTCGGCGGCGCGGCCATCAATCAGATGATGAGCGTGCGGGGACATTTTCACAGCGAAATGCTGCTCGACCAGGCCGGACTCCGACTTCCCGGCCTGCCGTCATCCGACTCGATGTTGAGTACGTTATCCGCAACCGTTACGCAGCAAGCCAGCGTTCTGGCCGCGGCGGACATCTATCGGGTATTTGGTTTAATCGCGTTGTTGTTGATTCCGGCCGTTCTGAAACTTCAGCATATTCCTGCACCGGTAACCGCACTCCCACCTCAAGTCAGACCGTCAGGGGCAAAGAGTGGCGCCAGTCATTAA
- the nrdH gene encoding glutaredoxin-like protein NrdH codes for MRITIFTKPDCVQCNATRRALDKQGISYRLVDLTEDEQALQQVRALGYQQVPVVMTANDHWSGFRPDKISTLQQSLQLQ; via the coding sequence ATGCGTATTACTATTTTCACCAAACCAGATTGTGTGCAGTGCAATGCCACACGCCGTGCGCTGGATAAACAGGGAATCAGCTATCGACTGGTGGACTTAACGGAAGACGAACAGGCATTACAGCAGGTAAGAGCGTTGGGCTATCAACAGGTTCCGGTGGTGATGACGGCTAACGACCACTGGAGCGGATTCCGCCCGGATAAAATCAGTACGCTGCAGCAGTCCCTGCAGTTGCAGTGA
- the nrdI gene encoding class Ib ribonucleoside-diphosphate reductase assembly flavoprotein NrdI codes for MNPLVYFSSQSENTHRFIARVGLPALRIPIATERPALKLDQPYILVVPSYGGGSAKGAVPRQVILFLNDRQNRDYLRGVIAAGNTNFGAAYGLAGDIIAQKCRVPYLYRFELLGTPEDVANVRKGVTEFWQQQNP; via the coding sequence ATGAACCCGCTGGTCTACTTTTCCAGCCAGTCGGAGAACACCCATCGCTTTATCGCCAGGGTTGGATTGCCGGCCCTGCGTATTCCGATAGCGACTGAGCGGCCCGCGCTGAAACTGGATCAACCCTATATCCTGGTGGTTCCCAGCTATGGCGGGGGGAGCGCTAAAGGCGCGGTGCCCCGTCAGGTGATCCTGTTTCTCAACGATCGGCAAAACCGCGACTATCTGCGCGGCGTCATCGCGGCGGGCAATACCAATTTCGGCGCGGCGTACGGCCTGGCCGGCGACATCATCGCGCAAAAGTGCCGGGTGCCTTATCTATATCGCTTCGAACTGCTGGGTACGCCAGAAGACGTGGCAAACGTGCGAAAGGGAGTAACTGAATTTTGGCAACAACAGAATCCGTGA
- a CDS encoding HlyD family secretion protein yields MVKNRSFNIIVGLVAIAAVIIGFTILNKPESSSSTQSTDDAYVQADFTVIVPQITGIITQVNVNDNQEVSVGTPLVNIDDRDLRIAVDSAKANIASARASINSLEAQLIQQKSVIEQARAMVDASSANLKLAEANRKRFANLARDGSGTVQAQQQADAEWNIQRAARERDLAGLSSAEQKIAILRADLEKMKAAELAAQAEKASADLNLSYVNVLAPVNGVVAQRRARVGGYARVGEPLLTLVPLDAVYVEANFRETQLANVRVGQSVDISVDALPGIKLKGRVDSLGPASGVSFSPIPPHNATGNFTKIVQRLPVRIHLDAGQEDIRRLRVGMSVRPVIDTATQGDRG; encoded by the coding sequence ATGGTTAAGAACAGAAGTTTTAATATTATCGTCGGTTTAGTTGCCATTGCTGCAGTGATTATTGGATTCACTATCCTCAACAAACCTGAATCCAGCTCATCAACGCAGAGTACCGATGATGCGTATGTCCAAGCCGACTTTACGGTGATCGTTCCCCAGATTACCGGGATAATCACCCAGGTTAACGTCAACGACAACCAGGAGGTTTCTGTGGGTACGCCCCTGGTCAACATTGACGATCGCGATTTGCGGATCGCCGTTGACAGTGCAAAAGCGAATATCGCCAGCGCCAGAGCCTCGATTAACAGTTTGGAAGCGCAGCTCATCCAGCAGAAAAGCGTTATCGAGCAGGCGCGGGCCATGGTTGACGCCTCTTCGGCCAATCTAAAGCTTGCTGAAGCGAACCGGAAGCGTTTCGCTAATCTGGCCCGGGATGGTTCAGGGACAGTGCAGGCCCAACAGCAGGCCGACGCGGAGTGGAATATTCAGCGCGCCGCCCGTGAGCGCGATCTTGCCGGATTAAGTTCGGCCGAGCAGAAAATAGCTATCCTGCGCGCGGATCTGGAAAAAATGAAAGCCGCCGAGCTGGCGGCGCAGGCGGAAAAAGCGAGTGCCGATTTGAACCTGTCTTATGTAAATGTACTTGCGCCGGTGAACGGCGTCGTCGCGCAGCGCAGAGCGCGCGTCGGCGGTTATGCCCGCGTCGGCGAGCCGCTGTTGACGCTAGTACCCCTGGATGCCGTTTATGTGGAGGCCAATTTCCGCGAAACGCAGTTGGCCAATGTGCGGGTAGGGCAAAGCGTAGATATTAGCGTGGATGCGCTGCCGGGAATCAAGCTCAAAGGCCGGGTGGATAGTCTGGGGCCGGCGAGCGGCGTCAGCTTCTCACCGATTCCCCCGCATAATGCCACCGGCAACTTCACCAAGATCGTGCAGCGTCTGCCGGTGCGTATACACCTGGACGCGGGACAGGAAGATATCCGCAGGCTGCGCGTCGGCATGTCCGTACGCCCGGTTATTGATACCGCAACGCAAGGGGACCGGGGATGA
- a CDS encoding YacC family pilotin-like protein: MKNSALALLLLSLMSFSSASKALNEFEAEDLADLTAVFVYLKNNCGYQDLPNEQIRQTLLAFARQNRWDLSNYGAFNMTVLGEDSYRDLSKIAIPTAKKCQALARNSLGLLAYAP; the protein is encoded by the coding sequence ATGAAAAACTCTGCGCTGGCGCTGTTACTGCTGAGCCTGATGAGCTTCTCCTCCGCCAGCAAGGCTTTGAATGAATTTGAAGCGGAAGATCTCGCCGATTTAACCGCGGTTTTCGTTTATCTGAAAAACAACTGCGGTTATCAGGACCTTCCCAATGAGCAGATTCGTCAGACGCTGCTGGCTTTCGCCCGGCAAAATCGTTGGGATCTCAGCAATTACGGCGCGTTCAATATGACCGTACTGGGGGAGGACAGCTATCGGGACCTGAGTAAAATCGCCATCCCCACGGCCAAAAAATGTCAGGCGCTGGCCCGGAACTCACTCGGTTTACTTGCCTACGCGCCGTAA
- the speE gene encoding polyamine aminopropyltransferase, whose translation MSQKEIWYETLHANFGQYFAIERVLYHEKTDHQDLIIFENAALGRVMALDGVVQTTERDEFIYHEMLAHIPLLSHGNAKRVLIIGGGDGGILREVSRHAGVEHITMVEIDAGVVEFCRRYLPHHSAGAYDDPRFNLVIDDGVKFVNRCTEKFDVIISDSTDPIGPGESLFTSDFYQGCARCLNEDGVFVAQNGVCFLQQDEAVNSHKKLGRYFSDVTFYQAAIPTYYGGIMTFAWASNAPSLRRITTETLQQRFNASGIECRYYNPAVHMGSFALPQYLLNALSHFDSAYIRG comes from the coding sequence ATGTCCCAGAAAGAAATTTGGTATGAAACCCTGCATGCCAACTTCGGTCAGTACTTTGCCATCGAGCGGGTGCTATACCACGAAAAGACCGACCATCAGGATCTGATCATCTTTGAAAACGCCGCCTTAGGCCGCGTCATGGCGCTGGACGGCGTGGTCCAGACCACCGAGCGCGACGAATTCATCTACCACGAAATGCTGGCCCATATTCCACTGCTGTCGCACGGCAACGCCAAACGCGTGCTGATCATCGGCGGCGGCGACGGCGGCATACTGCGCGAAGTCAGCCGACACGCCGGCGTTGAGCATATCACTATGGTGGAAATTGACGCCGGCGTGGTGGAGTTCTGCCGACGGTATTTGCCCCACCATAGCGCCGGCGCCTATGACGACCCGCGTTTCAATCTGGTGATTGACGACGGGGTGAAGTTCGTTAATCGCTGTACGGAAAAATTCGACGTCATCATTTCCGACAGCACCGATCCCATCGGGCCGGGCGAAAGCCTGTTCACCTCTGATTTTTACCAGGGGTGCGCCCGCTGTCTGAACGAAGACGGCGTCTTCGTTGCGCAGAACGGGGTGTGCTTTCTGCAACAGGATGAGGCCGTCAACAGCCACAAAAAGCTCGGCCGCTACTTTAGCGACGTCACATTCTACCAGGCGGCGATCCCCACTTATTACGGCGGTATAATGACCTTTGCCTGGGCCAGCAACGCGCCGTCGCTGCGCCGGATAACCACCGAGACGTTGCAACAACGTTTTAATGCCTCGGGTATTGAGTGCCGTTATTACAATCCGGCCGTTCACATGGGTAGCTTCGCGCTGCCGCAATATTTACTGAATGCGCTATCGCATTTTGATTCCGCATACATAAGGGGGTGA
- the nrdE gene encoding class 1b ribonucleoside-diphosphate reductase subunit alpha has translation MATTESVIAKPANTELDYHALNAMLNLYDAEGRIQFEQDKLAARRYFLQHVNQNTVFFHNLEEKLRYLVEENYYEAAVLDQYAFSFIKSLFQQAYSHKFRFQTFLGAFKYYTGYTLKTFDGKRYLERYEDRVCMVALTLAAGNTELASALVEEIISGRFQPATPTFLNCGKKQRGELVSCFLLRIEDNMESIGRAINSALQLSKRGGGVAFMLTNIRETGAPIKKIENQSSGIIPVMKMLEDAFSYANQLGARQGAGAVYLNAHHPDILRFLDTKRENADEKIRIKTLSLGVVIPDITFQLAKNNQVMYLFSPYDVEQVYGVPLSEISVTEKYHEMVNDKRIRKSQIKAREFFQILAEIQFESGYPYMMFEDTVNRANPIQGRINMSNLCSEILQVNDASLYDEDLGYRHVGKDISCNLGSLNIAKAMSSPDFGLTVEMAIRALTAVSDMSHIRSVPSIEKGNDASHAIGLGQMNLHGYLARERIFYGSEEAIDFTNIYFYTVAYHALRASNQLATERGQSFKGFENSTYASGEYFSKYVEQRWEPATERVRQLFEQAGITIPDQQDWAALRDAVMAHGLYNQNLQAVPPTGSISYINHSTSSIHPIVSRIEIRKEGKIGRVYYPAPYMTNDNLEYYQDAYEIGPQKIIDTYAAATQHVDQGLSLTLFFRDTATTRDINKAQIYAWTKGIKTIYYIRIRQMALEGTEVQGCVSCAL, from the coding sequence TTGGCAACAACAGAATCCGTGATCGCTAAACCAGCCAATACCGAGCTGGATTACCATGCGCTGAACGCCATGCTGAACCTCTACGACGCCGAGGGGCGCATCCAGTTCGAACAGGACAAGCTGGCGGCGCGGCGCTATTTCTTACAGCACGTCAATCAGAACACGGTGTTCTTCCACAATCTGGAAGAGAAGCTGCGCTATCTGGTGGAAGAAAACTATTACGAAGCCGCGGTGCTGGACCAATACGCCTTCAGCTTTATCAAAAGCCTTTTTCAGCAGGCCTACAGCCATAAATTCCGCTTTCAAACCTTCCTCGGCGCGTTCAAATACTACACCGGCTATACGCTGAAGACCTTTGACGGCAAGCGCTATCTGGAACGCTACGAAGACCGCGTCTGCATGGTGGCGCTCACGCTGGCCGCCGGCAATACCGAACTCGCCAGCGCGCTGGTGGAGGAGATCATCAGCGGACGCTTTCAGCCCGCCACCCCCACCTTTCTCAACTGCGGGAAAAAACAGCGCGGCGAGCTGGTTTCCTGTTTTCTGCTGCGTATTGAAGACAATATGGAGTCGATTGGCCGCGCCATCAACTCCGCGCTGCAGCTTTCCAAACGCGGCGGCGGCGTGGCGTTTATGCTCACCAATATCCGCGAAACCGGCGCGCCGATTAAAAAAATCGAAAACCAGTCATCCGGCATCATCCCGGTGATGAAAATGCTGGAGGACGCCTTCTCCTACGCCAACCAGTTGGGCGCGCGCCAGGGCGCCGGGGCGGTGTACCTCAACGCCCACCATCCCGATATTCTGCGTTTCCTCGACACCAAGCGGGAAAACGCCGATGAAAAAATCCGCATCAAAACGCTGTCGCTTGGCGTGGTGATACCGGACATTACCTTCCAACTGGCGAAAAACAACCAGGTGATGTACCTGTTCTCGCCGTACGATGTCGAACAGGTGTATGGCGTTCCGCTGTCGGAAATCAGCGTTACGGAAAAATACCATGAGATGGTGAACGACAAACGGATACGCAAATCGCAGATCAAGGCGCGGGAGTTCTTTCAGATTCTGGCGGAGATCCAGTTCGAGTCCGGCTACCCCTATATGATGTTCGAGGATACGGTCAATCGCGCCAATCCGATTCAGGGCCGCATCAATATGAGCAACCTGTGCTCGGAAATTTTGCAGGTCAATGACGCCAGCCTATACGATGAAGACCTCGGCTATCGCCACGTCGGTAAAGATATTTCCTGCAATCTCGGATCGCTGAATATCGCCAAGGCGATGTCGTCGCCGGACTTCGGCCTCACGGTGGAAATGGCGATCCGCGCGCTGACCGCAGTGTCCGATATGAGCCATATCCGTTCCGTGCCATCGATTGAAAAAGGCAACGACGCATCGCACGCTATCGGCCTCGGGCAGATGAATCTGCACGGCTACCTGGCCCGCGAGAGGATATTTTACGGCTCCGAGGAAGCGATCGACTTCACCAATATCTATTTTTACACCGTCGCCTACCATGCGCTGCGCGCCTCAAATCAGCTGGCGACAGAGCGCGGCCAGAGCTTCAAAGGCTTCGAGAATTCGACGTACGCCTCCGGCGAGTACTTCAGCAAGTACGTCGAACAACGCTGGGAACCCGCCACGGAACGGGTACGCCAACTGTTCGAGCAGGCGGGAATCACCATTCCCGACCAGCAGGACTGGGCCGCGCTGCGCGACGCCGTTATGGCGCACGGGCTGTATAACCAGAATTTGCAGGCGGTGCCCCCTACCGGCTCCATCTCTTATATCAATCACTCCACGTCGAGCATCCACCCGATTGTGTCGCGCATTGAGATCCGCAAAGAGGGCAAAATCGGCCGGGTCTACTATCCTGCCCCCTACATGACCAACGACAACCTGGAATATTATCAGGATGCCTACGAGATCGGTCCGCAGAAGATTATCGATACCTACGCGGCGGCGACCCAGCATGTCGATCAGGGACTGTCGCTGACGCTGTTCTTTCGTGATACCGCCACCACGCGGGATATCAACAAAGCGCAAATCTACGCGTGGACCAAAGGCATCAAGACCATTTACTACATTCGCATACGGCAGATGGCATTGGAAGGCACCGAAGTTCAGGGCTGCGTCTCCTGCGCCTTGTAA
- the nrdF gene encoding class 1b ribonucleoside-diphosphate reductase subunit beta produces MTSLTRVQAVNWNKIEDDKDLEVWNRLTSNFWLPEKVPLSNDISSWGTLNAYERQLTIRVFTGLTLLDTIQNTVGAPTLMPDAVTPHEEAVLSNISFMEAVHARSYSSIFSTLCLTSEVDDAYRWSEENPSLQKKAAIILNHYRSDDPLMKKVASVFLESFLFYSGFYLPMYWSSRAKLTNTADLIRLIIRDEAVHGYYIGYKFQQGLAKADPARRQQVKSFAYDLLQDLYDNEVLYTQELYDGVGWTEDVKKFLHYNANKALMNLGYEALFPAGMTDVNPAILSALSPNADENHDFFSGSGSSYVIGKAVNTEDEDWDF; encoded by the coding sequence ATGACATCGTTAACGCGCGTACAGGCCGTCAACTGGAACAAAATTGAAGACGACAAGGATCTGGAAGTCTGGAACCGGCTTACCTCGAATTTCTGGCTGCCGGAAAAGGTTCCGCTATCCAACGATATTTCGTCCTGGGGCACGCTGAACGCCTATGAGCGGCAGTTGACCATTAGGGTATTTACCGGGCTGACGCTGCTGGATACCATTCAGAACACCGTGGGCGCGCCGACGCTGATGCCCGATGCGGTGACGCCTCACGAGGAGGCGGTTTTATCCAATATCAGCTTTATGGAAGCGGTGCACGCCCGTTCCTACAGTTCGATCTTTTCCACGCTGTGCCTGACCAGCGAAGTGGACGACGCCTACCGCTGGAGCGAGGAGAATCCGTCGCTGCAGAAAAAAGCGGCTATCATTCTCAATCACTACCGCAGCGACGACCCGCTGATGAAAAAGGTCGCCAGCGTATTTCTGGAGTCGTTCCTGTTCTATTCCGGCTTTTATCTGCCCATGTACTGGTCGAGCCGCGCCAAGCTGACCAACACCGCGGATCTGATACGGCTGATTATCCGCGATGAGGCGGTACACGGATACTACATCGGTTATAAATTCCAACAGGGCTTGGCGAAGGCGGACCCAGCCCGCCGGCAGCAGGTGAAAAGCTTCGCCTACGATCTGTTGCAGGATCTGTATGACAATGAAGTCCTGTATACCCAGGAATTATATGACGGGGTGGGCTGGACGGAAGATGTGAAGAAATTTCTGCACTATAACGCCAACAAGGCGCTGATGAATCTGGGTTATGAAGCCCTGTTTCCCGCCGGCATGACCGACGTCAACCCGGCGATCCTGTCGGCGCTTTCGCCGAACGCCGACGAGAACCATGACTTTTTCTCCGGTTCCGGTTCGTCGTACGTTATTGGCAAAGCGGTAAACACCGAAGATGAGGATTGGGATTTTTAA
- the speD gene encoding adenosylmethionine decarboxylase, producing the protein MHKLKLHGFNNLTKSLSFCIYDICYTRTADERDGYIAYIDEQYNANRLTEILSETCSIIGANILNIARQDYEPQGASVTILVSEEPIDPRDVDNSEHPGPLPNSVVAHLDKSHICVHTYPESHPEGGLCTFRADIEVSTCGVISPLKALNYLIHQLESDIVTIDYRVRGFTRDVNGVKHFIDHQINSIQNFMSADMKSLYHLMDVNVYQENMFHTKMLLKDFDLKHYLFNVDPNALSVEERKRITDLLYHEMQEIYYGRNLPVL; encoded by the coding sequence TTGCACAAGCTGAAACTGCACGGCTTTAATAATCTGACCAAAAGCCTGAGTTTTTGTATCTACGATATCTGTTACACCAGAACGGCCGATGAGCGTGACGGTTACATCGCCTATATTGATGAACAGTATAACGCCAACCGGCTGACCGAGATCCTGAGTGAAACCTGCTCGATCATCGGCGCCAATATTCTGAATATCGCCCGTCAGGACTATGAGCCGCAGGGCGCCAGCGTAACCATTCTGGTCAGTGAAGAGCCGATAGATCCCCGTGACGTCGACAATTCCGAACATCCGGGGCCGTTGCCCAACTCGGTGGTCGCCCATCTGGATAAAAGTCATATTTGCGTGCATACCTATCCGGAAAGCCATCCAGAGGGCGGACTCTGTACCTTCCGCGCCGATATTGAAGTGTCGACCTGCGGCGTTATCTCCCCGCTGAAAGCGCTTAACTATCTCATCCACCAGTTGGAATCGGATATCGTCACCATTGATTACCGCGTCAGGGGCTTTACCCGCGATGTTAATGGCGTAAAGCACTTTATCGACCATCAGATCAACTCGATCCAGAACTTCATGTCGGCAGACATGAAATCGCTATATCACCTGATGGATGTGAACGTTTATCAGGAAAATATGTTTCACACCAAAATGTTGCTGAAAGATTTCGACCTGAAGCATTACCTGTTCAACGTCGATCCCAACGCATTGAGCGTTGAAGAGCGTAAACGAATCACTGATTTGCTGTATCACGAGATGCAGGAAATTTATTACGGCAGAAATCTGCCGGTGCTGTAA
- a CDS encoding efflux transporter outer membrane subunit, producing the protein MTQYETALHSRATIVANEPALAESYPPSQWWELFGDSTLTALEAEAVGSNLDLQAAVARIEESRAQLGLADSARRPQIGANSAYSRSGLSEHSPMASLGAPTDASSTWSLGLQASWELDLWGHLGYLSDSARANLEASGYSKEAVMVSIGGDVARTYLLLRGIQAQEKIVGQNRQIAKGLVEMAESREKNGVATRFDATAARAELARIDARQLQLEQQRYTLMNSLAMLLGKPPRELDARLASAAMPAMPERLPVGVPSELARNRPDILQSEARLRAAVADIGAAKADFYPRISLTGGLGVGAFEFSDLGSWDSRQFSVGPTLYLPIFQGGRLRSNLALTEARHRLAAIAYQKTVLNAWHEVDNALTTYSTELKRHEQLQLALEQNQTALVVAQRSYQQGTADFTSVLVAQRSLLSSQSELTESATASALSVVSLYRALGGGWSSRLQPDAAPAGGPL; encoded by the coding sequence TTGACACAGTATGAAACGGCATTGCATTCACGGGCGACGATTGTGGCGAATGAGCCGGCTTTGGCGGAAAGTTATCCTCCCTCACAGTGGTGGGAACTGTTTGGCGATAGCACGCTGACCGCGCTTGAAGCGGAAGCCGTTGGATCCAATCTGGATCTTCAGGCGGCGGTTGCGCGTATCGAGGAGAGCAGGGCGCAACTTGGACTGGCGGATTCCGCGCGGCGACCGCAGATCGGCGCAAATAGCGCATATTCACGTTCCGGACTCAGCGAACATTCGCCGATGGCCTCGCTTGGCGCGCCTACCGATGCCTCCAGCACCTGGTCGCTAGGGCTACAGGCAAGCTGGGAGCTGGACCTGTGGGGACATCTAGGCTACCTGAGCGACTCCGCCAGGGCTAACCTGGAAGCCAGCGGTTACAGTAAAGAGGCGGTAATGGTGTCGATCGGCGGCGATGTCGCGCGAACCTATCTCCTGTTACGCGGCATCCAGGCCCAGGAAAAAATCGTCGGGCAGAATCGTCAGATCGCCAAAGGGCTGGTAGAGATGGCCGAAAGCCGCGAGAAAAACGGCGTGGCTACCCGTTTTGACGCTACGGCGGCCCGCGCGGAGTTGGCCAGGATTGACGCCCGTCAGTTACAGCTGGAGCAACAGCGCTATACGTTGATGAATTCTCTGGCGATGCTGCTGGGAAAACCGCCCCGGGAACTGGACGCGCGTCTGGCCTCGGCCGCTATGCCGGCAATGCCTGAACGACTGCCCGTGGGCGTGCCTTCGGAACTGGCCCGCAATCGGCCGGATATTCTGCAATCGGAGGCGCGTTTACGTGCCGCGGTCGCCGATATCGGCGCGGCCAAGGCGGACTTCTATCCACGGATCAGCCTGACCGGGGGCCTAGGGGTCGGCGCCTTTGAGTTCTCTGACCTCGGCAGTTGGGATTCCCGTCAGTTTTCAGTCGGGCCGACGCTATATTTGCCCATCTTTCAGGGCGGCAGGCTGAGAAGTAATTTGGCATTAACCGAGGCACGCCATCGTCTGGCGGCGATTGCTTACCAGAAAACGGTGCTCAACGCCTGGCATGAAGTGGATAATGCGCTGACGACGTATAGCACCGAATTAAAACGACATGAACAATTGCAGCTGGCTCTGGAGCAAAATCAAACGGCACTGGTGGTGGCGCAGCGCTCTTATCAGCAGGGGACGGCCGACTTTACTTCGGTGCTGGTGGCGCAGCGTTCATTGTTATCCAGTCAATCCGAGTTGACGGAAAGCGCAACCGCCTCGGCGCTGTCGGTGGTGTCGCTTTATCGGGCTCTCGGGGGAGGGTGGTCTTCCAGGTTGCAGCCTGACGCGGCGCCGGCAGGCGGGCCGCTATGA